A segment of the Desulfurellaceae bacterium genome:
CAGCGTTGAGCTGGCAGGGATTGTGATCGGTGAGGAGTTGGCCGATCAGCTCGGTCTGCTGATCGGTGATCCCATCACCCTGATCTCTCCTCTTGGCGGGACGCCGGGACCGCTCGGCATGGCGCCTCGCCTCAAACGCTTCGTGGTGGTCGGGCTGTTTGATTCCGGCATGGTCGAGTATGACAGTGGCCTGCTCTACATGGCTCTCCAGGATGCCCAGCAGTTCTTCAAGCTTGACCGACAGGTGTCTGGGCTCGAAATTCGTCTCCAGGAAGTCTACAACGCGCAGCCGATTGCCCGGCAGATTGAGGAACTGCTCGGCTTTCCCTACAAAGCCCGCGACTGGACCGAAATCAACCGTAACCTGTTTACCGCCCTGAGCCTTGAAAAGTTCGTGTATTCGATCGTGATTTTGCTCATCGTCCTGGTGGCCGCGTTCAACATCATTGCGACCCTGATCATGGTTGTCATGGAAAAACGCAAGGACATTGCGCTGCTGAAATCCATGGGCGCTTCGGATGCGGCAATCGGCCGGATTTTTATCTACAAAGGGCTGGTTATTGGGCTGATCGGTACGTTCTTAGGGACGCTGAGCGGTTTCCTCCTGTGCTGGTTGCTCCAGCGCTACGAGTTCATCGAACTGCCACCCGACGTGTGGTACGTTTCGACCGTACCGATCAAGATGTCCGTCCACAATTTCCTGATCGTTGGCCTGGCCTCTGTGGCGATCTGCCTGGGCGCTACGATCTACCCCGCCCGTCAGGCGGCCCGTTTGGCGCCGGTTGAAGTCATCCGCTACGAATGAATGGCGACCGGCCTGAGCACCAGACGGGGAGGAGAAGTGGCGTGGCGCAGATTTTGATTCGAGCCGAGCGGCTCAGCAAACGCTACGGCGAAGAAGGGCAGGCGATCCAGGTCTTCTCGGAGTTGGACCTCGACATCCGGCGGGCTGAGCGTATTGCCATCATTGGTGAGTCCGGGGTTGGCAAAACGACCTTGCTGCATATTCTGGGGACGCTTGATCGGCCCAGCACAGGCAAGGTGTGGCTGGATGGCCACGACGTGTTTACCCTACCGAGCGAGGAGCTGGCCGGGCTGCGCAACCGGGAAATCGGGTTCATTTTCCAGTTCCACCACTTGTTGCCCGATTTCAACGCTGTTGAGAACGTCATGCTACCCGGACTGATCGCCCGGCTGTCGCGCGCTGAGGCCAAGCGGCGGGCTGTTGAGATTCTGGAGCAGGTCGGGCTCACAGATCGACTGACCCATCGACCTGGAGAGCTGTCCGGGGGCGAACAGCAACGGGTTGCCGTGGCGCGGGCGCTGGTGCTGCGTCCGCGTGTGGTGCTGGCTGACGAGCCGACGGGCAATCTTGACCCTGGGACCGGGGAGGGCGTGCTGCAGTTGCTGCTCAAGCTCAATCAGGCCATGAACATCACCATGGTGGTTGTGACCCATAACGACAAAGTGGCCACCAGCATGGATCGGACGCTACGGCTCGAGGCGGGCCGGCTACGTGAGATCCAGGCTCGGGTGGAGACAGACGCGGTCTCGGCCGGCCCTCGGCTGGGCTGAGCGGCTTTACAATCTGAGGAGATTTTGTTAGGGGAGGCCGGTGGGGAAAGACGCGCCAATGCGGGGAATATCTCGAACAACCGGCACCCGATGGCTGATCTTGGTCCTCGGCTTGGTTCTGCTCGGTCTACCCGGTCAGGTGCGGGGGCAGACTCCGGTGCCGGACCAGGCGTCCGACCCGGCTGAGGCTTCGGCACCGACCAACTCTGCTCAAGCGACGCTGCTGAGCGAAGTGGCGATCGGCGGCAACGAGCAGGTCGATACCGAGGCTATTCGCATCCGTCTCTCATCCCGAGCCGGCCAGCCGCTCGATCATGAGACGGTTGATGCCGATATTCGATCCATCTACGAGATGGGTTTCTTCAAGAATGTCGAGGCGCAGCTGACCGAGGACGACGGCCGCAGCGTGCTGACCTACTGGGTGCGCGAACGCCCGCTGATCCGGCAGGTCCGGGTTGAGGGGAATAAGAAAGTCACCCAGGAAGAAATCCTGACCGAGCTGAAAATTCATCCGCGCACCATTCTGAATCCGGTCAGAATCCGCCGCGGGATTCTTGACGCCAAGGCTCTATACGAGAAAAAAGGCCATCTGGATACGGATATCTCGTACCGGACCGAATCGACGGTCAACGGCGAAACGATCGTCTCTTTTACGATTTCCGAAAACACCCAAACCAGCGTGGTTGACCTGGTGTTTGAGGGCAATCAAGCCTTTTCCGACAAGATCCTGGCCGGCTTCATGCAGACCAAAAAGAAGAACTGGCTGTCCCGTTTTCTGCCGTTTGGGGTGCTGAGCAACGAAGCTCTCAAGACCGATGTCGAGCGCCTGACAGCCTGGTACTACGATAATGGCTATATCAACGTCCGTATTGACGAGCCGCAGGTGACCCGTGGCGAAGACGGCCTGGTGGTGACTATCCGCCTTGAGGAGGGACCCAAGTATAAGGTCGGTGAAGTGCGGGTCGTGGGTGATGTGGTGGGCGGTGAGGCTGCGGCAAAACGGGTCTTGACCCTGCGCTCAAAGCGGACCTTCAAGGCCAGCGTGCTGCGGGACGACGTCTTTAACCTGACCGGGTATTTCAGCGATCAGGGCTACGCTTTTGTCAACATCGAGCCGGAAACCGATGTCCAGCCCGACGAGAAGCTGGTGAACGTCTCATACCGGGTGAATAAAGGCCCCGAGGTCTACATCGACCAGATCGCTATTGCCGGCAACCGCAAGACGCGGGACAAGGTCATTCGCCGTGAGCTGTCGATCGTTGAGCAAAGTCTGTTCGCCGCCTCGTCACTCCAGTTCAGCCGAGACCAGGTAAAACGCCTGGGGCTGTTTGAAGATGTGAATCTCACCACCCAGCGGGGCAAACGCAAAGACCTGCTGAACGTGCTGGTCGACGTCAAGGAAGCCCAGACTGGTTCGTTCAGCATTGGCGCCGGCTTCAACTCCTCAACCAGTGTGGTCGGCAACGCCCGGATCCAGGAAAACAACCTCATGGGGCGGGGCCAGCGTCTGATTGTCGGGGGTAGCATCGGCACCCGCTATCGGAATACGCAGGTGAATTTCATGGACCCATACTTCATGGATACCTACCTGCGGCTCGGGCTGGAGCTGTTTGACTGGCGGTTCATCTTCGAGGACTTTGACCGCTCGGGAACCGGCGGTGGCTTTCGGCTGTTCTATCCGTTGACTGCGTTGGGCTATCGTTCGCTCTGGGGCTACTCTCTCAACGATGTCGAGGTTGGTTTCCAGTACCAGTGGGAACGCTCACGGATCAGCAACTTCGATCCGATTACGCCGGACGCGGTTCGCGCCGAACGGGGGGCGAACACGGCCTCCCTGATCTCGCCGGTGCTCATGCGCAATACCATGAACCACGCCTTCGAGCCCACAGCCGGCTCGCTGCAGCAGGTTTCCTTCACCTTTGCCGGCCCTGGTGGGAGCGCCGATTACACCAAGCTTGAGCTTGAGGCGCGCTACTTTCTGCCCATCTGGCGCGGCCGCCGCTTTGGCGAGGTGACCCTGATGACCGGTGGCGTTTTTGGCTATGGCATAGGTGATGTCGATTTTACCGAAAATCGTCACATTGCGACCCACCGCAAGCGTATTCTCAAGGATGATGTGCCCCTGTTTGATCGCTACTTCCCGGGTGGCATCAACTCGATCCGGGGCTTTGGCGAGCGCAGCCTCGGTCCTCGTGAAGAAACGGTGGTCGTGGTCACTGACGGTGGCTCGCCGGATGGGCGAAAAGCGCGCACCTACCGTCGTCCCATCGGGGGCAGCCACCAGCTGATTATTAACAATGAAATCATCGTTCCGATCGTCCCGGCTCTTAACCTCAAGGGGGTGCTGTTTAACGACATCGGGAATGCGTTTACCAATGCCCAAGGCATCGATCTTGGAGATCTCCGCTATTCTGTGGGAGCGGGAGTCCGCTGGAAATCGCCATTTGGTCCGATCCGCATTGAGTTGGGCAGACCGCTGAACGCCAAGAATGATGAGCGCACCAGCAGCATTCACTTTTCTTTCGGTGGTTTTGGCGGGATCGGCCAGACTGGTGGCGGCAACCGTTTCGATTCGCTGTTCTAGGCCTGTTGCTGCGAGCGGACGGTGGAGAACAGCGATGCGCCGTATTGGTAGGGGAGTCCTGCTCAGCGTCCTGAGCCTGGTGTGGCTGTCCGTTCCGGTCGCTGCCCAGGGGGTGAAGATTGGCTATGTGGATCTCCAGCTGGCGCTCACCGAGTCGAGCGCCGGCAAGAAAGCCCAGCAGGCGTTCAGCGCCGAAATGAACCGCATGGAGACCCGACTTGAGGAACGCAAGAAAAAGGTCGAGACGCTCAAGGACGACCTGGAGAAGAAGGCCCAGTTACTGAGACCCGAGGAGCGGACCGAGTTGGCACGTCAGTATCGGGTCGAAATCCGTGAATTTCAGCGTCTGTACGAAGACTCCAAAAAGGAACTCGAAATACGAGACCGCGAGCTGACCGGCCGCATTCTGGTTGAGTTGCGCCACATCATCCACGACATGGGCCAGCAGGGTGACTTCACGCTGATCCTGGAAGGCAACAACACGGTCGTCTTGTACGGTGCCCAAACCATCGATCTGACCCAAGCGGTGATTGCCGCCTACAACAAGAGAGGAACGAAGATTGCGCAGCTGATACGCTAGCGTGTGTCTTGCGCTCCACTTCCCGCCGGTATGGATACCCTTGCGGCCTTGCTGCCCCACCGTTACCCTTTCCTGCTCGTTGATCGAGTCGTGGAGATCGTCGCTGCCGAACGGATTGTGGCGCTCAAAAACGTGACCATCAACGAACCTTTCTTCCCCGGCCATTTCCCCGGCTATCCGGTCATGCCCGGCGTCCTGCTGTGTGAGGCCGTTGTCCAGGCCGGAGGCATTCTCGTCTGTTCGTCCGCGCCGGAAGAGGGTCGCCGTCCCCAGTATGCGCTACTGACGGCGCTGGACAAGGTCCGCTTTCGGCGTCAAGTCACTCCGGGTGATCAGCTCCGCCTGGAGGCTGAGACCGTCCACCGGCGAAAAAAGTTCTGGAAGATGCATGGCACCGCCTCGGTGGCCGACACGCTGGCGGCTGAACTGGAATTTACGCTTGCCGAGACGGACCCGCCCGACAGCCGTACACCAGACACGCGGACGGGTAGGGAGCGATCATGACGGCAGCCACCCACATCCATCCCTCAGCAGTCGTCGCACCGGGCGCCGAACTCGACAGCGGAGTCCAGATCGGGCCGTATACGGTCATTGGGCCGCATGTTCGGATCGGACGAGAAACCCAGGTTGGTCCCCATGCCGTCATTGAAGGGCGGACCGCAATCGGGCAGCACAACCATATTTTTCAGTTTGCCAGCGTCGGAGCGGTTCCCCAGGACAAAAAGTACGCCGGCGAAGACAGCCAGTTGATTATTGGCGACCACAATACCGTTCGGGAGTTTGCCACCCTCCAGCCCGGCACCACCGGAGGCGGCATGATCACCCGGGTCGGCGACCATAATCTGTTCATGGTCTACTCGCACGTCGCCCACGATTGCGCGCTGGGCAGCCATATTGTCATGGCCAATAGCGCCAACCTGGGCGGCCATGTCACGATTGAAGACTTTGCGGTGATCGGCGCGCTGGCCGGTATCCATCAATTCGCCCGGATCGGCGAATCCGCGATAATCGGCGCAGGAGCCATGGTCTCTCTCGATGTCCCGCCGTACTGTATGGCCCAGGGCGACCGGGCCAACCTGTTCGGCCTGAATCTGATCGGGCTCAAACGGCGCGGTTTTACGACCGCCCAGCTCGAAACTCTGAAAAAATCCTACCGGGCCTTGTTCAGCGAGGGAGAGCCGTTCAAACAGGCTCTGGCCCGCGTCAGTCAGGAGTATGGCGACGGTCCCGAGGTCGCTCACCTCGTGGAGTTCATCTCGCACTCTCAGCGCGGTGTGTGTCGGCCGCGGAGTGGGGCGTCTGCCGACGCCGATGGGGCTGCCGACTAGGGTCCGGCGGGCTCGCACACAGATTGCAGACAGGATGTCTCGATTCGGGCTGATCGCCGGTAACGGCCGCTTCCCCCTGCTCTTTGTTGAGGCCGCACGTGCCCAGGGGCTCGACCTTGTGGCGGTCGCCCACCACGGCGAGACCCTGGAGACGCTGAACGATCTGGTGTCCGAGGTCAGCTGGGTTCGGGTTGGCGAGCTGGGCAAGATCATCGACATCTTCAAGACCGCCGGTGTGACGCAGGCTGTTATGGCCGGTGGGATCCACAAATCCGGTGCCCTGAGTCATATTCAGCCCGACGCGCGCGGTCTGGCGTTTATCAGCCGGCTGCCGAGTCTGAAGGACGATGTGATCCTGCGCGGCATTGCCCAAGAGCTGGAGGGAGAGGGTATCAGGGTGGTCGAGTCCACCCGTTTGCTGCCCGACCTGGTTCCCCAGCCGGGGGTGTTCACCCAGATCGCTCCGGATGAACGGCAGTGGCAGGACATCCGGCTGGGGGTTGAGGTGGCCAAGGAAATCGGACGCTGGGACATCGGGCAGAGCGTGGTGGTCAAGCGCGGCACGGTGTTTGCCGTTGAGGGCTTGGAGGGCACAAATGCCGCCATTCGGCGCGGCGGGAAACTGGCCGGAGCCGGGCTGGTCATTGTCAAGGTCAGCAAGCCGCACCAAGACCTGCGCTTCGATGTGCCGACGGTTGGACCGGAGACGATCCAAGAGATGCGGGCCGTTGAGGCGCGTGTGCTTGCCATTGAAGCCGAGAAAACCCTGATGGTGGATAAACCTGCGGTCGTTCGACAGGCAGATGCCGCCGGGCTGTGCGTAGTGGCCGTTTCAGTCACGAAAACGGAGACGGGTTTTCGGGTGTCGCAGGGAGAGCGGGAGTAAGAGACAGCTGGTCGGAATGGGTATGAAACACATCCTGTGGAGAAGTATTGGTGCATTGTTCTGGAGCGGGCTGCTGCTGTGCCTTATGCCTGCCAGCAGCCTGGCCGATATCAAATTTGCCCTTGAAAACCCGGCCTCGGGCCAGGTTCTCAGCGGTATACGTGTGATATCCGGCTGGGCGTTTTCGACCGAGTCTGCTGAGCCGGTCAGCGTCCGGTTATGGATCGATGACGGTGAGGCCATCGAGGTGCCGTGCTGTGTCGAGCGAGCCGATGTAGCGAACGGGCATCCCGATTACCCCCAAGCTCTGAACAGTGGGTTCGGCCAGGTCTTTAACGCCGGTCTGCTCGAAAAAGGCGCCCATACCCTGACCATTGAATTTGAGGATGCAACCGGCGCGCGCGAGACACGAGCGCAGAGGATTGAAACCGTCAAGCCCGGTGGGTTTGAGTTTCTCGGCTCACTCGATCTGGACCGGGCCGATGCCGAACTGAGCGAAGACAAACAAGAAATCTTCATCACCGGAGTGATCGTCCGGGAGACAGGCAGCACCGAGTCTGAGGAGATTGAACTCCGTTTGGCATGGCAGGAGAACCTCCAGGCGCTGGGCATTGTCGCCGCGCGCAACGAGAACGAGCCCATCGCATCTACGGCCGCTGCCCTCAGTGCGAGTCTTGAGGCTGTCGAGATGCGTGCCGAGGACCCGGTTGTGGAGCCCGTGCAGGTGAGTGCCGAAGAGCTGACTGTGGAGCCCGACCGGGTGCAGCACCCGGCCATCATTCGGATTGATCCGAATAGCGGCAATCGAACAATTCTGTCCGACGTACATACCCCGACCAGACAAGACCTGAGCGGTGCCGAGACCGAAGGCGACGAAACACTGACCGATCCGGGGCCGACCTGGCTCATCCCCCAAGGGCTCACGATTGAGCCGAACGGCCAGATTGCGGTGACCGATGCTGGCCGCGAGGCGCTGATCCGGGTCGATCCTGTCACGGGCCGGCGTCAGGCCTTCGCCGGCTCCGGGTCAAGCCTGGTACGGCCGAATGGGGTTGCCGCCTATCCCCAGGAATCGGGCTTGGACCGAACGCTTGTGATTGCAGACTCCGGCCGCTCGGGTGTCTATGAACTGAACGGCAGCCGGACGATCATCTCGAACAGAGAGTTTGAGGACGAGCCCGAACAGGTGGACCTCAAGGACCCGTTTGGTATCGCGGTTGAGAGCAGCTGCACGGAAGATGATTGCCGGGTCGTGGTGGCCGATGCCGGCCTGCGGGCGATTGTCCGCCTTGATCGGAGGACTGAAGAGCGGACGATTATCTCAGATGAGGGCTGGATGACTCCGGTTGACATTGATGTTGCGGCCGACGGCCAGCTGTTTGTTGTCGATGTCGGCCTCAACGCGATCGTGCGGGTTGATCCGACAAACGGGAGCCGGGCGATTGTGTCGGGTGCGGGGACCGGCGACGGACCCGCTTTCCAGCGGGTCCGAGCCCTGGCGATTGAGCCGGACGGCCGGCTGGCCGTCGTGGATGAGGGCGCCCGGACCGTGCTCCGCGTCGATCCACGCAGCGGTGAGCGCCGCATCATCTCCGGGCCGGAGACCGGCGACGGCCCTGAACTGCGGGTGCCGGTTGACATCGCAGTCGCGTCCGACGGCCAGTTGATTGTCGTTGATAGCGCGCCTTTTTCGGCCGTCTTTGAAAACCCGTTCGGAGATTTTGTCGGCGGGATCGGTCTGGTGTCGGGCTGGGCCTTTGCCAACGTCTCCGCCGCTACTTTGAACAGTGTTGTGCTCACGATTGACGACAACGCGCCCATGCCGGTGCCGTGGGGTGCTTCGCGCGGAGATGTCCAGGCGTCTTTTCCCGAGCGGCCGTGGGCGGCAGAGAGCGGGTTTGGACTCGTCACCAACTTTAATATTCTGCCTAGCGGCTCGCACACCTTTGCGTTGACGGTCGAGGATACGAGCGGAAGTTCTCACACCCTGAGCCGCAACGTGGAGACCGTGAGACTGGGCAATTCGGAGTTTCTGGACCGGTTCGATATGACGAACGCCGAAGTTGACATCTTTGATGACACCGTATCCATCGAGCAGGTGGAGATCCGAGATAAAGCCAGCCAGCTCAGTCGCGAGATCAACGCCAGTTTTGTCTGGCGGCAGAGCTGCCAGTGTTTTGTCGTGCAGGGCGAATGCGGCAATGGGAATATCGAATCCAACGAAGAGTGTGACGGTCAGACCTTCGGTGGGCAAACGTGCCAGAGCTTGGGATTTGACGGCGGAGATCTGAGCTGTACTGAGCAGTGTAATCTGGACCTGAACCAATGCACGGGGGGCATGCCGGTCTTGGTCGCCAATAGCGGAGACGACAGCGTTTCCTTGGTGAGTGCCGCGACCCATGAAGAGGTCGGCACTATACAGGTCGGCGACAATCCCCGAAGCATAGCCGTCAGCCCGACCCAAACGCTTGCGTATGTGACCAACTTTGGCGACGGGACGGTGTCGGTCCTCGATCTCACCGATCTCACCGCCCTCACCGACCCCGCCTCCGACCTCCCAACGATTGACGTTGGCCATGATCCTGTCGGACTGGCTTTCAGGCCCGATGGGAGATATGCCTACGCGGTCAACGCGGGCCAGAATCGGGTCAGCGTGATCAATACGGACTCACACACCATTGAGACACACATACGGGTCGGGAGCGAACCGCAAGAGATCGCCATCAATGCCGCCGGCACCCGGGCGTATGTCACCAACTCCGGGGATGGAACCGTCTCGGTCATTGATCTGGCGACAAATGAGCAGCTGACCACGATCGCCGTCGGCGAGGAGCCCAACGGGGTTGCGGTTCGCCCCGGTGGTAGAGAAGTGTATGTCGTGAACTCGCAACAGGACGATAACACCGTGTCGATTATTGATACGCGCACGAACCGCGTGGTGGCGACGCTGACCAGAGAAGAAGACGAGGGCCGCATCGGACTCGTGCCGCAGAAGGTCACGTTTTCTCCCGATGGCCGTAAGGCGTTTGTGACCAACTCGCTCGACGATACGGTGTCGATCATTGATGCCGCAACACGGGCCAATCTGGATACGCCCTATGTCAGGAGATATCGCTACCGCACGGTGTATGACCAACCAAACGGGATTCTGGTTACTCCCAACGGGCTGCGCTTCTACGTCTCGCTGTTTGGCCGGAGTGGACAGGGTGACTACCTCGCCATTTTCAGCGTGAAGAACGACCATCCCCAGTACGGGCTTATCGGCTTCGTCGAAGTCGGAGAGGGGCCGATTGGTCTGGCGGGCGGACCGGGCTAGACGGAGTTGACTCCCAAGACGGAAAGTGGCACTATCGCCTGACCTTCGTGGGGCCGTAGCTCAGCTGGGAGAGCGCTTGACTGGCAGTCAAGAGGTCGGCAGTTCGATCCTGCTCGGCTCCACTCGCCCGCTCCTTCTTCCCGTCGCACACCAGACAGCGCCGAACACCGTGTGATCTACACTTCGAGCACACAACCGTCGTGGGCACACTCGAAGCGTATTTCCTTCTGGTGGGCGAGAACCTCGCGTCCGAGATGGCTGAGGACCAAGCGCTTGCAGCCCAGGCGGTCGCGTTCCCGCAGCAGTTGCGGATAGCTCAGGTGAAAAGGCGTTAGTGAGTCAAAATAGCAGCACTCACAGATAAAGACGTCGGTGCCTTGGGAGTAGTGGCCCAGGTTTTCGTTCCAGCCACAGTCGCCCGAGTACAGAAGGGTCTTCCCGTCCAGGCGCACCCGATAGCCGAAGCAGGTCTCTTTCTCCAGGTGAGGAACGACAAAGGGCGTGAGCTCGACTCTATCCACATCCGCACTACAGTCGGCCCTGAGTTCCCGGTACACGATGGGGAAGGTCAGCGGGCGCTCGGCCAGCTCCCCAAACATCGCCCGATAGAGCGATTCGACGCGGGTTTGCAGATTGGGCGGGCCGGTAATGACGAGCGGGCGGGAGCGGGGTTGCTGGTACAAACTCTCCAGGAAAAAAAAAGGCAGACCGCCGAAATGATCGCCGTGCATGTGGCTGATGGCGATAAAATCTATGCGCTCGGCCGGGATCTTCAAATCTTTCAGCGCCAGCAGGGTCGTTGCTCCACAGTCGAGCAGGAAGCCCGTGCGGCCAGATTCAACAAGATAGCCGCTGTGACGTCGACCGCCGCTGTTAAAGGCATCGCCCGAGCCGAGTACCGTAATTCGCATTGCCTGCTCGCAAGAGAGTGACTCAAGTCTCAGCCTAGCGAGTTTGTCAGCCCGACTCAACTGTCTGGCCCACGCCCGCCTGCGGTGCCGTTTTCTTTACTTCTCGGTGCGGCTGGGCTAAGGGGGGAAGGCTCAGACCGCACGATTGGAGACTCGGGATGCGTGCTTTCAGTTCTGCCGGCTACACCGTTCCGCTGGGGCGTCACTCGTATCCGATGGACAAGTACCGTCTGGTGCCGGAACGTCTGCTGGCCGACAAGGTGCTCACCCGGGACGAAATCTGTGCGCCTCAGCCGATAGAACGAGACGACATTCTGCGGGTGCACACCCCGGAATATGTCCACGCCTTTTGCAGCGGGAGGCTCGACCGCCGGGCCATGCTGCGGCTCGGTCTGCCCTGGTCCGCGGCCCTGGTTCGGCGCGCCTTTGTGGTGATTGGCGGCACTCTGGCGGCGAGCCGCGTCGCCCTGTCCGAGGGACTGGGGGTGAATTTAGCCGGCGGCACCCACCACGCGTTTGCCGACCACGGCGAGGGCTACTGCATTTTTCACGATATGGTCATCAGCCTGCGACGGCTGCGGCACGAGGGCGTAGCCCGACGTTTTCTGATTATCGACCTCGATGTTCACCAGGGCAACGGCACCGCGGCGCTGTGTCAGACCGACCCGGACGTGTTCACCTTTTCCATGCATGCCGCAAACAATTACCCGGCCCGCAAAGAGCACAGCTCGTGGGATATTGCCCTGCCCGACCACACCACCGATGAGCCCTACCTCGACCGCCTCCGTGCGGCCCTGGACCGCCTTCTGGAACGCTGCGAGCCCGAGCTGATTTTCTACCAGGCCGGTGTCGATGTCTTGGCTGGCGATCGTTTTGGTCGGCTTGATCTCAGCATGCCCGGGCTTGGAGAGCGGGACCGGCTGGTGGCCCGCTTCGCCCGTCAGGCCGGCCTGCCGCTTGTGGTGACCTTCGGGGGCGGCTATGCGCGGGATATCAATGTGATTGTCGAGGCCCACTGCCAGACGGTCGAGATTGTCAGGACGTGTCTGGGCTGAGCGGTTCCTCCGGACGGCGAACGATAATGCCCTTACTCGGCACTCACCACCGGCAGGTTCTCCCCGAGTGCCAGACGCGACAGAATCGTGCGTAGCTCGTCGTCCGATAAACCCGAGTCGGCCGGCGTCTGAAAAAAGAGCGCCACCTGCTGGTCTTCCAGAGAGCGCTGGGCGAGGCGGGCCTGGGCGCGTATCCGGACCAGGGGACCAATGAGCCGGGCCAGTTCAGAGGTGAAGCGGGCGGCCAGCAACAGGGCATGGCCCGCGCTCCGTGCTTCGGCAATCGCCTCGCGATAGACGGCGACCATGCCCGCGTGGAGCACAAACGCGGTTTTTGTCTCTTCCCAGAGTTCGCCCTCAACCGTCCCCCAGGTCAGCGCCATGTCGTCGATGACCGGCCACAGCTCGGGCTGGAGAGCCGGGGCGCTCTCGGCCGCAATCAGACGGACCAGGACGGCTTTCCACTCGTCTGACAGCCGGGCCGGCTCTCGGACATGCCAGCGCCGGGGCGGCAGGGGACGGGCCAGGATCGTGCCCTCGACGCTCAGGACGAGGTGGTCTTCGACCGACTGGCCGAGCAGCGTCAGGCTGGCGATATGGCGTACCTGGCCGTCCTCGCTATGTTCCGTTCGCAAGGCGTGGGCGTTGACCGACAGGACGGGATGGTAGTAGACCCGGCCCCGGTCATACACCTTCTCAATTCCGTTGCGCAGCTGGATACAGGTGTGAGCCGCAGGGAAGAAGTACTCGTGAGGAGCGGGCGTCCAATCGACCTCAGCCTCGCGCATCTCCATGCGCAGAGCCGCCTCTTGGGCTCCACGGGTGAAGCGCTCGCGGGTGCTGCCGGCTTCTCCACCGCTATGAAAGGCTTCGCGCAGCGTCCCGAACAAGCGTTCGCTGGGGTAGGGGCCACGGTAGCGGAGGATCCGCTTGCCCTGATCCTGGCTCAGCAGCGACAAGACGTTGAGCAGGCTTGACCCGGCTCCGGTCGGCAGGATGCCGGGGTCGTCGAGGGGTGGAATCGCCGCCACATCGGTGTAGTTCACCGCCCGAAAAAGGGTCAGGAAACGCTGCTGACGAAAGCCGACCTCACCGTCCAGGGTCCACACGCAGTCCGAAATGCCCCAACCGAGATGGGACGCTGTGGCGGTGCTGACACCCAAGAAACGGCCGTCAAGTCCGCGCACCTTAAAGCGCTGGAGTGCTCGCTGACTCCCCTCGCCCCGCCAGCTGAGGAGGAGCAACAGGCGTCCGTGGCGGTCAAACGTTGCCAAGCGCAGCGGCTGGTGGGGCGGTCCATCCTCGGACACGAAAAGACTCAGGCTGCCGTGCCGAGAGCGTCGGGCGACGAGCCACGCGTTATGACGCAGATCGCCTG
Coding sequences within it:
- a CDS encoding histone deacetylase yields the protein MRAFSSAGYTVPLGRHSYPMDKYRLVPERLLADKVLTRDEICAPQPIERDDILRVHTPEYVHAFCSGRLDRRAMLRLGLPWSAALVRRAFVVIGGTLAASRVALSEGLGVNLAGGTHHAFADHGEGYCIFHDMVISLRRLRHEGVARRFLIIDLDVHQGNGTAALCQTDPDVFTFSMHAANNYPARKEHSSWDIALPDHTTDEPYLDRLRAALDRLLERCEPELIFYQAGVDVLAGDRFGRLDLSMPGLGERDRLVARFARQAGLPLVVTFGGGYARDINVIVEAHCQTVEIVRTCLG